In the Parasteatoda tepidariorum isolate YZ-2023 chromosome 3, CAS_Ptep_4.0, whole genome shotgun sequence genome, one interval contains:
- the LOC107455395 gene encoding synaptotagmin-4 isoform X2, whose product MPPPGPVDQIHIKVTTPALIGICLGSAFFLVTLAAVTCFCYKRRSPSASAQKLSSVFKKHHPDKPLVLRKPTAVKSPSSGSVSGSILIKKSPSPTQPKISPPGTRTSPSGGNKSPSSRDADKCLVGSNHSSRQNSPITEDKKCIDSENEKLKNNKNEELDECKEKEVLVEKLCKLGQLHFRLKYSSEKLSLQVNIVRCSDLPPKDSNNGSSDPYVKLQLLPEKQHKVKTRVLRKTLDPVYDEDFTFYGITPNQLQATTLHFVVLSFDRYSRDDVIGEVICPLSGVEIEDSGKQVELVKEITPRNLKIRYQGRGELLVSLCYQPAANRLTVVVLKARNLPKMDFAGLCDPYVKIYLLYNNQRIAKKKTHVKKRTTSPVFNESFVFEVPYNEGLENISLEFLVLDWDRVTKNEVIGRLELGPKSGGPAQQHWNEVCNAPRRQIAEWHKLKE is encoded by the exons ttacAACACCTGCTTTGATTGGAATATGCCTCGGAAGTGCTTTCTTCCTCGTCACACTCGCAGCCGTGACCTGTTTTTGTTACAAACGTCGATCACCAAGCGCATCGGCACAGAAGCTCAGTTCAGTCTTCAAAAAGCACCACCCTGATAAACCTCTCGTTTTGCGAAAGCCGACAGCGGTTAAAAGCCCCAGTAGTGGTTCGGTCAGTGGGTCAATCTTAATTAAGAAAAGCCCCAGTCCTACTCAGCCGAAAATCTCACCACCTGGCACCAGAACTTCACCAAGTGGAGGAAACAAATCACCTTCGAGCAGAGATGCTGACAAGTGCTTGGTGGGTTCGAATCATTCGTCAAGGCAAAACTCACCCATCACTGAAGACAAGAAATGCATTGACAGCGAAAATGAGAAgttgaaaaacaacaaaaatgaagAGCTGGATGAGTGTAAGGAAAAAGAAGTTTTAGTTGAAAAGCTATGCAAGCTAGGACAATTACATTTCAG GTTGAAGTATTCTTCCGAAAAGCTATCCCTTCAAGTCAATATAGTTAGATGCTCAGATTTACCTCCAAAGGATTCAAACAACGGGTCTTCAGACCCTTACGTGAAACTTCAACTACTTCCTGAGAAACAACATAAAGTGAAAACGAGGGTTCTCCGAAAAACCCTTGACCCTGTCTATGATGAAGATTTCACGTTCTACGGCATCACCCCAAACCAACTACAGGCGACCACTCTCCATTTCGTAGTCTTGAGTTTTGACAGATACTCCAGGGACGACGTCATCGGAGAGGTTATCTGTCCCCTATCTGGAGTAGAAATAGAAGATTCCGGGAAACAAGTGGAATTAGTTAAGGAAATCACACCTAGAAATCTTAAA atccGATACCAAGGACGTGGTGAACTTTTAGTTTCGCTGTGCTACCAACCGGCGGCTAATAGACTCACAGTTGTGGTCTTAAAAGCACGTAATCTTCCCAAGATGGATTTCGCTGGACTCTGCg ATccatatgtaaaaatttatttgctctaCAACAACCAAAGGATTGCCAAAAAGAAGACACATGTAAAGAAGCGAACTACCAGCCCAGTCTTCAATGAATCTTTCGTATTTGAGGTTCCTTACAATGAGGGTCTCGAGAATATCAGCTTGGAGTTTTTGGTTCTCGATTGGGACAGAGTCACTAAAAACGAAGTTATTGGAAGGCTAGAATTGGGCCCAAAAAGCGGAGGCCCCGCACAACAGCACTGGAATGAAGTGTGCAATGCTCCTCGTCGTCAAATAGCAGAGTGGCATAAGCTGAAAGAATGA
- the LOC107455395 gene encoding synaptotagmin-4 isoform X1, translating into MHLRSILAESREDGPEIKAVEEVTTPALIGICLGSAFFLVTLAAVTCFCYKRRSPSASAQKLSSVFKKHHPDKPLVLRKPTAVKSPSSGSVSGSILIKKSPSPTQPKISPPGTRTSPSGGNKSPSSRDADKCLVGSNHSSRQNSPITEDKKCIDSENEKLKNNKNEELDECKEKEVLVEKLCKLGQLHFRLKYSSEKLSLQVNIVRCSDLPPKDSNNGSSDPYVKLQLLPEKQHKVKTRVLRKTLDPVYDEDFTFYGITPNQLQATTLHFVVLSFDRYSRDDVIGEVICPLSGVEIEDSGKQVELVKEITPRNLKIRYQGRGELLVSLCYQPAANRLTVVVLKARNLPKMDFAGLCDPYVKIYLLYNNQRIAKKKTHVKKRTTSPVFNESFVFEVPYNEGLENISLEFLVLDWDRVTKNEVIGRLELGPKSGGPAQQHWNEVCNAPRRQIAEWHKLKE; encoded by the exons ttacAACACCTGCTTTGATTGGAATATGCCTCGGAAGTGCTTTCTTCCTCGTCACACTCGCAGCCGTGACCTGTTTTTGTTACAAACGTCGATCACCAAGCGCATCGGCACAGAAGCTCAGTTCAGTCTTCAAAAAGCACCACCCTGATAAACCTCTCGTTTTGCGAAAGCCGACAGCGGTTAAAAGCCCCAGTAGTGGTTCGGTCAGTGGGTCAATCTTAATTAAGAAAAGCCCCAGTCCTACTCAGCCGAAAATCTCACCACCTGGCACCAGAACTTCACCAAGTGGAGGAAACAAATCACCTTCGAGCAGAGATGCTGACAAGTGCTTGGTGGGTTCGAATCATTCGTCAAGGCAAAACTCACCCATCACTGAAGACAAGAAATGCATTGACAGCGAAAATGAGAAgttgaaaaacaacaaaaatgaagAGCTGGATGAGTGTAAGGAAAAAGAAGTTTTAGTTGAAAAGCTATGCAAGCTAGGACAATTACATTTCAG GTTGAAGTATTCTTCCGAAAAGCTATCCCTTCAAGTCAATATAGTTAGATGCTCAGATTTACCTCCAAAGGATTCAAACAACGGGTCTTCAGACCCTTACGTGAAACTTCAACTACTTCCTGAGAAACAACATAAAGTGAAAACGAGGGTTCTCCGAAAAACCCTTGACCCTGTCTATGATGAAGATTTCACGTTCTACGGCATCACCCCAAACCAACTACAGGCGACCACTCTCCATTTCGTAGTCTTGAGTTTTGACAGATACTCCAGGGACGACGTCATCGGAGAGGTTATCTGTCCCCTATCTGGAGTAGAAATAGAAGATTCCGGGAAACAAGTGGAATTAGTTAAGGAAATCACACCTAGAAATCTTAAA atccGATACCAAGGACGTGGTGAACTTTTAGTTTCGCTGTGCTACCAACCGGCGGCTAATAGACTCACAGTTGTGGTCTTAAAAGCACGTAATCTTCCCAAGATGGATTTCGCTGGACTCTGCg ATccatatgtaaaaatttatttgctctaCAACAACCAAAGGATTGCCAAAAAGAAGACACATGTAAAGAAGCGAACTACCAGCCCAGTCTTCAATGAATCTTTCGTATTTGAGGTTCCTTACAATGAGGGTCTCGAGAATATCAGCTTGGAGTTTTTGGTTCTCGATTGGGACAGAGTCACTAAAAACGAAGTTATTGGAAGGCTAGAATTGGGCCCAAAAAGCGGAGGCCCCGCACAACAGCACTGGAATGAAGTGTGCAATGCTCCTCGTCGTCAAATAGCAGAGTGGCATAAGCTGAAAGAATGA